TGGGGCCGTTTACTTACATATTTTCACCTATGCGCGACGGAACAGTCTCACAGAGATGACGTATTGTTGTAGTTCGGTGTAAACCAATCAAAACACCAAACGCACACGGGTAGAGACAGGCAAAAACTGAGGtaaattttcccttttttaggACTGTCAGGACAATAGTTCTCTACTAAACGGGCTAGTTATGTAGCCCTGTTGATTAAAAAGTTGAATGGTATTAgttgaacacacaaacactcctaCAATATCACCGTTAGAACTTTTTAATCGCGTAGGACGGCCATATGATGCAGTTTGCTCGGTTTAGTGTCTGGATCACTGATTGGCAAGTTGCCTGACAATTCTTACTGAGGGAATACATTTAACCATAATAAAAAGCCGTTTATCAGTGGAATATCAATTTCTCTACCTTTTCAAGTAATTTGGTTTCAAATGAGCAAAGACATTTCCAATAtaccatattttattttcagtttaagCTAGCAATAGCTAACTGTAGTGCTCTTAAGGAGTGACAGGTGACAGGCACACATACAGAGGGAAGGTCACAATCGTTTGCTTTTCCTGAGGGTCTGACTGCCATGCTTCAGATGAACTCCACAGGAGAAACTGAGCCAGAGGACACCAGCAAACCCTCCAGCAGTGCCAGAACTCTTGCTTTGACTGTGTGCTCTGCTGCCATCGGAGGCACCTTCCAGTATGGGTACAACATCTCAGTCATTAACGCTCCCACCAACCACATCCAGGGTTTCATTAATGATACCTATATGGAGCGCTGGGGCACAGGCTTGGACACACCCCAGGTGACCCTAGCATGGACTATTATCGTATCAGCCTTCTCACTGGGAGGTTTGCTAGGGGCCCTGCTAGCAGGGCCTATGGCAGTCCGCTTTGGGAGGAAGAACTCGCTGCTTCTGAACAACTCCTTTCTGTTTGTtggtgctgtgtttgtgctaATGAGCAGGGTGGCAAAATCATTTGAGATGATCATCTTCGCTCGATTTCTAGTGGGGATTAACTCAGGTGTCAGTATGAACGTCCAGCCTATGTACTTTGGGGAAAGCGCCCCCAAACACCTTCGAGGTGCTGTGGCGTTTTCATCCGCCGTTTTCACTGCATTTGGGATTTTCTTGGGTCAGGTTGTGGGACTCACTGAGCTGTTGGGAACAGAGCCTCTCTGGCCCTACTTACTAGCTAGTAACTCTTTGCCAGGGTTGATCCAGCTGCTCACCCTACCCTGGTTCCCTGAAAGCCCCAGATACCTTCTCATTGACCGGGGAGACAGGGAGGCATGTGTCCGTGCGCTTGGGAGACTCCGTGGTGGGGAGGCTCCTGTCTtggagatggaggagatgcttcaggagcagcagcagcaagaatCCACAGCCTTAAATTCTGGATGTGCACCATCTGCCAAGACACCGTGGTCTCTCTTTAAGGATCGTGGCCTGCGATTCCAGCTCAGAACGGTCATGGCTGCTAGTAGTGCCATGATGCTCTGTGGCAATGACTCTATCTACTTCTATGCTTCCTACATCTTTCTCGAGGCAGGGATCCCTCCAGAGAAAATCCAGTACGTCACTATTGGCACTGGGGCAAGTGAGCTAACTGCGTCTATAATGAG
This sequence is a window from Thunnus albacares chromosome 20, fThuAlb1.1, whole genome shotgun sequence. Protein-coding genes within it:
- the LOC122970722 gene encoding solute carrier family 2, facilitated glucose transporter member 11-like, which encodes MLQMNSTGETEPEDTSKPSSSARTLALTVCSAAIGGTFQYGYNISVINAPTNHIQGFINDTYMERWGTGLDTPQVTLAWTIIVSAFSLGGLLGALLAGPMAVRFGRKNSLLLNNSFLFVGAVFVLMSRVAKSFEMIIFARFLVGINSGVSMNVQPMYFGESAPKHLRGAVAFSSAVFTAFGIFLGQVVGLTELLGTEPLWPYLLASNSLPGLIQLLTLPWFPESPRYLLIDRGDREACVRALGRLRGGEAPVLEMEEMLQEQQQQESTALNSGCAPSAKTPWSLFKDRGLRFQLRTVMAASSAMMLCGNDSIYFYASYIFLEAGIPPEKIQYVTIGTGASELTASIMSNLLIERVGRKYLLVGGYSLMSCWTVVFTVALTLQSREVAGMPYLSMACVFAYILSFGLGPAGVTGILPAEIFDQSARPAAYMVAGSLMWINLFLVGMLFPFIVNSLGNFCFLPFLAVCVVSAVFLWLTLPETKGKTLAEITAEFDRKNGGKEERPDGQLDEPIKDHYQLGKACSFTNLTQDPDPGLKNGD